The Streptomyces sp. NBC_00435 nucleotide sequence CACCAGGCCCTCGGCGATCTCCTCGGTGGCATCGGCCACCGGCGCGCCCAGCGAAGCCCCGGCCGGCATCACCGGCTGGACGTACACCAGCGCCAGCAGTGCGTTCTGGCGCCGCGCCAGCCCCGCGGCGTAGGCGGCCGCGCGGAGCGAGGACTCCGACCCGTCCACCCCGGCGAGGATCACCTTCGGGCCGTCCGTACCGCGCTCGAATCCCGTACTCACGTGCTCTGTCACCCTCCCGAGGCTAACCGGCTCGCCGCGCGAAGGGGCGCCGCCCTCCCTACAGTGCGAACCATGAGTGCCACCGTGGAGGAGACGCGCGGGACGCGCGGGACCCGGAACCGGTTCCTGAACCGGGTGCCAGATGCCTTCGGGGCGTTCTTCGGAACGCTCGGGCTGCTCTGCGCCCTGCTGGCGCTGTCACCGACGCTGCGGCGCCTGCTCCGGCACATCGTGCGCTTCCTCGACGCCGTCGTGGTCCCGGTCAGCGCGAACCTCGCCTACGCCGTCTTCCTCTTCCTGCTCGCCGCGGCCCTCGGCATGCGCAAGAAGGTCGCCTGGTGGATCGTCGTCACCTATTTGGCCCTGTTGCTCCTGACCGACGTGCTGATCATCGCGGACGAGGACTACTGGGTCGGCTTCCCCTCCATGGCCATCGCCGTGGCCGCCCTCGTGATCCTCATCGCCGGGCGCAAGGAGTTCAACGCCGCCTCCCGCCCCGGGGCCCTGTGGCGGGCCATGCTCGTGCTCGGCCTCGGCCTGCTCGCGGCCGTGTTCCTCGGCTGGGGCCTCGTCGCCCTGTTCCCCGGGAACCTGCCCAAGGGGCAGTGGCTGGACTGGGCCGCCAAACAGGTCTTCGGCGGGCTGTTCTCGGGCCGTGAGTTCGACGGCCACCCGCCCAGGCCCCTGTACTTCCTGCTCGGCCTCTTCGGCGCCCTCGCCCTGCTGAACGCCGCCGCCACCCTCTTCCGCTCCCAGCGGCTGACCGCCGCCCTGCACGGCGACGAGGAGCCCCGCATCCGCGCTCTGCTGGGCGCCTACGGGCGGGCCGACTCCCTCGGCTACTTCGCCACCCGGCGCGACAAGGCCGTCGTCTTCGCCCCGAACGGCAAGGCCGCCGTCACCTACCGGGTCGAGGCCGGAGTCTGCCTCGGCAGCGGTGACCCCGTCGGCGACCCGGCCGCGTGGACCCCCGCCATCGACGCCTGGCTCGCCGTGGCCCGGCGCTACGGCTGGCAGCCCGCCGTCATGGGAGCCTCCGAGGACGGCGCGACCGCGTACGCCCGCTCCGGGCTCAGCGCCCTCCAGCTCGGTGACGAGGCGATCCTGCACGTCGCCCACTTCGACCTCGACGGCCGCGACATGCGCGTGACCCGGCAGGCCGTCAACCGGGTCAGGCGCACCGGAGCCACCACCGTCATCCGCCGCCACTCCGCCCTCTCCGAGGACGAGATGCAGATGATCGTGGACCGGGCCGACAAATGGCGCGACACCGAGACCGAACGCGGTTTCTCCATGGCCCTCGACCGGCTCGGGGACTCCGCCGACGGGGACTGCCTGCTCGTGGAGGCCTTCGACGACAAGGACGAGCTGATCGCCCTGCTGTCCTTCGTGCCCTGGGGCAAGGACGGCATCTCCCTCGACCTGATGCGCCGCGACCGCGCCGCCCCCAACGGGGTCATGGAGTTCATGGTCGCCGAGCTCTGCGCCGCGGCCCCGGGCCTGGGCGTGCGCCGGATCTCCCTCAACTTCGCCGTGTTCCGCTCCGCCTTCGAGGAAGGCGGCCGGATCGGCGCCGGCCCCGTCCTGAAGCTGTGGCGCAAGCTGCTGCTGTTCTTCTCCAAGTGGTGGCAGTTGGAGGCGCTGTACCGCTCGAACGTCAAGTACGGCCCCGAGTGGTACCCGCGGTTCCTCTGCTACCAGGACGCCGGCTCGCTCGCCCGCGTCAGCCTCGCCTCCGGCATCGCCGAGGGCTTCGTGTCCGTGCCCAGCATGCGCACCCTGTGGGGCAACGGGCACCCGCGCGGGCTCACCGCCCCCGCCACCACCGCAGGCCTGCCGCCCATCGATTCCCTGGGGCTGGAGTCCGCGGGGGAGGAGGAAGCGGGCGGGCAGGACGAGCGGCTGCCCGAACAGGTCCGGGTCCGCCACGAGAAGCTGGAGCGGATCCGCGCGTCCGGCACCGATCCGTACCCCGTGGGCATCCGGCAGCGGACGCACACCGTCGCCGAACTGAAAGCCGCCCACCCCGGCCACCCCGCCGGCACCCGGACCGGATCCCCGGTCACCGTCGCCGGCCGCGTGATGGTCGTGCGCGACCTCGGCGGCGTGGTCTTCGCCGTGCTGCGGGACTGGTCCGGCGACGTCCAGCTGATGTTCACCCGGGACGAGGCGGGCGCCGCGGTACTCGACACCTTCACCTCCCAGGTCGACTTCGGCGACCACGTCGTCGCGAGCGGCGAGGTCGGTGCCAGCAGGAGCGGCGAACTGTCCGTCGTCGTCGACTCCTGGCAGCTCACCGGCAAGTGCCTGCGCCCGCTGCCCGACAAGCGCAAGGGTCTCGCCGACCCCGAGGCCCGGGTCCGGCGGCGCTACCTCGACCTGGTCGCCAGCCCCGAGGCGCGTGACGTCGTACGGGCCCGGTCCAGCGCCGTCCAGGCCCTGCGGCAGGGGCTGCTGGAGCGGGGCTACCTGGAGGTCGAGACCCCGATGCTCCAGCAGATCCACGGCGGGGCCAACGCGCGGCCGTTCCGCACCCACATCAACGCCTACGACCTCGACCTGTACCTGCGCATCGCCCCCGAGCTGTACCTGAAGCGCCTGTGCGTGGGCGGCATGGAGAAGGTATTCGAGATGGGCCGCACCTTCCGCAACGAGGGCGTCTCCTACAAGCACAACCCCGAGTTCACGATGTTGGAGGCCTACCAGGCCTTCGCCGACTACGACGTGATGCTCGACCTGACGCGCGAGCTGATCCAGAGCGCCGCCACGGCAGCCTTCGGCTCGCCGATCGCGCACAAGGCCGGCCCGGACGGCAAGCTCGTCGTCCACGACATCTCCGGGGCCTGGCCGGTCAAGACCATGTACGGGGCGATCAGCGAGGCCCTCGGCGAGGAGGTCGACGCCGATACGGAGGAGGCCGTCCTCAGAAGGCACTGCGACCGCGCGGCCGTACCGCACACCCCCGAGAACACGCGGGGCGACGTGGTACTGGAGATGTACGAGCGGCTGGTCGAGGAGCGGACCAAGCTGCCCACCTTCTACAAGGACTTCCCGACCGACGTCTCGCCGCTCACCCGGCAGCACCGCAAGGACCCCCGGCTCGCGGAGCGCTGGGACCTGGTGGCCTTCGGGACCGAACTGGGCACCGCCTACTCGGAGCTGACCGACCCCGTCGAACAGCGGCGCCGGCTCACCGCGCAGTCGCTGCTGGCGGCGGGCGGCGACCCGGAGGCGATGGAGATCGACAACGACTTCCTGGACGCGCTGGAGTACGCGATGCCGCCGACCGGCGGGCTGGGGATCGGTGTGGACCGCCTCGTCATGTTCCTCACGGGTCTGACGATCCGCGAGACGCTGCCGTTCCCGCTGGTGCGGCGCGGCTGACCGGCGGGGCGGTGCGCCGGTCGGCGGAGCAGTGCGCCGATCGGCGCAGCGGTGCGCTGATCGGGTGAGCGGGGCGGGGTGCGTCCGCGCCTCTCGACATCTCCCGGGATGTCGTTGATACGTAGTAGTAATGAAAAATGACGAGCCGACAGTAGGGCGACGCGTGCTCCTGCGCTCCGCCGTCTTCCTCGGAGTCGCCGCGGCGGCCGGACTGCTGACGGGTGGCGAGAGCGACTTCCCGGCGCCCGGAACCCAGGGTGCGCCCCCACCCCTGCCCGGCGGCCCCGGCGGCCCCGCGGGTCCAGGCCCCCTCGCCGGAGCCCCCGGGCACGCGCAGCTCCCGCGCGGATCCGCGTACCGGCTCCAGCCCATGACCTCCGAGGGGATCCCCGAGCGCGCGCACCCGGCGAAACCCGCCGTGCGCACCCGGCCGATCCTGCAACTGCCGGCCGACGCGAGAACGGCCGGCGCCATGACCCTCACCTTCGACGACGGCCCCGACCCCCGCTACACGCCGGGCATCCTGGACACCCTCGCCCGCCACCGCGTACGGGCCATGTTCTTCGTCTGCGGGGAAATGGCCGTGGACAACCAGGACCTGCTGCGCCGGATGGAGGCAGAGGGGCACCTCATCGGCAACCACACCTGGACCCACCCGCAGCTCACCAAGCTCAGCCGGCCGGCGATGGCCTCCGAGATCGGCCGCACCAGCGAGATCGTGGAAAAGGCCGTCGGAGAGGCCCCCCTGTGGTTCCGGGCACCCTACGGGGCGTGGAACCGGGCCGCCTTCGAGATCGGCTCGGAGCTGGGCATGGAGCCGATCGCCTGGACCGTGGACACCCTCGACTGGACGGAACCCGGTACCGCCACCATCGTGTCGCGGGCCCTGAAGGGGGCGGCGCCGGGTGTCATCGTGCTGAACCACGACGCCGGCGGCAACCGCTCGCAGAGCGTGCAGGCGGTGGCGACCTACCTCCCGCAGCTGCTCGCCCGTGGGTACCGGATGACGCTCCCGGCCATGCCGCCACGGTGACGCCGACCTGGTGACGCCGTCGGGCCCGGGGGCAGACCCCGGGCCCGACGGCACTGGCGTGCGTCACGCCTCCTGCCACAGGTCGGTCAGCGGGCCTCCACCATCCGCGCGAAGACGACGACGTTGCCGTCGTAGCCACGCGCCTTCGAGTAGCCGCCGCCGCACGTGATCACCCGGAGCTCCGGTTGTCCGGTGTCCCCGTACACCCGGGCTCCTGGGAAGGCGTTCTTGGAGAACACCTCCACGCCGTACACCTCGAACACCGCCGTGCGCCCGTCGTAGCGCGCCACCTCGATGCGGCCGCCCTTCTGGACCGAGCCCAGGCCGTAGAAGACCGCCGGGCCCTGTGCGTTGTCCACGTGGCCCACGATCACCGCCGAACCCCGCTGACCCGGCGAGATGCCGTTGAGGTACCAGCCCGCAAGGTTCTTCTCCTGCGGAGGCGGTGCGTCGATCCAGCCCGTCGCGTCCAGCCCGACCGTCATCACCGGCGCGTCCACGCCGATCGACGGGATCCGGATGCGCTGCACCGACGAGTGCTCCAGCGCCTCCACCTCCGGCGCCGCCGTGGGCGCCTCGGCGGGCGCCCGGTCCGCCT carries:
- a CDS encoding universal stress protein, producing the protein MTEHVSTGFERGTDGPKVILAGVDGSESSLRAAAYAAGLARRQNALLALVYVQPVMPAGASLGAPVADATEEIAEGLVAEIRESAERLKGVYDLRWQFHTFRGDPYAGLVSAAEELTADAVVVGASEQAGHRIVGSVAVRLVKAGRWPVTVVP
- the lysX gene encoding bifunctional lysylphosphatidylglycerol synthetase/lysine--tRNA ligase LysX, whose amino-acid sequence is MSATVEETRGTRGTRNRFLNRVPDAFGAFFGTLGLLCALLALSPTLRRLLRHIVRFLDAVVVPVSANLAYAVFLFLLAAALGMRKKVAWWIVVTYLALLLLTDVLIIADEDYWVGFPSMAIAVAALVILIAGRKEFNAASRPGALWRAMLVLGLGLLAAVFLGWGLVALFPGNLPKGQWLDWAAKQVFGGLFSGREFDGHPPRPLYFLLGLFGALALLNAAATLFRSQRLTAALHGDEEPRIRALLGAYGRADSLGYFATRRDKAVVFAPNGKAAVTYRVEAGVCLGSGDPVGDPAAWTPAIDAWLAVARRYGWQPAVMGASEDGATAYARSGLSALQLGDEAILHVAHFDLDGRDMRVTRQAVNRVRRTGATTVIRRHSALSEDEMQMIVDRADKWRDTETERGFSMALDRLGDSADGDCLLVEAFDDKDELIALLSFVPWGKDGISLDLMRRDRAAPNGVMEFMVAELCAAAPGLGVRRISLNFAVFRSAFEEGGRIGAGPVLKLWRKLLLFFSKWWQLEALYRSNVKYGPEWYPRFLCYQDAGSLARVSLASGIAEGFVSVPSMRTLWGNGHPRGLTAPATTAGLPPIDSLGLESAGEEEAGGQDERLPEQVRVRHEKLERIRASGTDPYPVGIRQRTHTVAELKAAHPGHPAGTRTGSPVTVAGRVMVVRDLGGVVFAVLRDWSGDVQLMFTRDEAGAAVLDTFTSQVDFGDHVVASGEVGASRSGELSVVVDSWQLTGKCLRPLPDKRKGLADPEARVRRRYLDLVASPEARDVVRARSSAVQALRQGLLERGYLEVETPMLQQIHGGANARPFRTHINAYDLDLYLRIAPELYLKRLCVGGMEKVFEMGRTFRNEGVSYKHNPEFTMLEAYQAFADYDVMLDLTRELIQSAATAAFGSPIAHKAGPDGKLVVHDISGAWPVKTMYGAISEALGEEVDADTEEAVLRRHCDRAAVPHTPENTRGDVVLEMYERLVEERTKLPTFYKDFPTDVSPLTRQHRKDPRLAERWDLVAFGTELGTAYSELTDPVEQRRRLTAQSLLAAGGDPEAMEIDNDFLDALEYAMPPTGGLGIGVDRLVMFLTGLTIRETLPFPLVRRG
- a CDS encoding polysaccharide deacetylase family protein, which translates into the protein MKNDEPTVGRRVLLRSAVFLGVAAAAGLLTGGESDFPAPGTQGAPPPLPGGPGGPAGPGPLAGAPGHAQLPRGSAYRLQPMTSEGIPERAHPAKPAVRTRPILQLPADARTAGAMTLTFDDGPDPRYTPGILDTLARHRVRAMFFVCGEMAVDNQDLLRRMEAEGHLIGNHTWTHPQLTKLSRPAMASEIGRTSEIVEKAVGEAPLWFRAPYGAWNRAAFEIGSELGMEPIAWTVDTLDWTEPGTATIVSRALKGAAPGVIVLNHDAGGNRSQSVQAVATYLPQLLARGYRMTLPAMPPR
- a CDS encoding class F sortase, with the protein product MTEDESERPPRRRSPWGAIALVMLTGLAMMRNGADVGAGPPQPAAAAAVGAPAGATVAPQADRAPAEAPTAAPEVEALEHSSVQRIRIPSIGVDAPVMTVGLDATGWIDAPPPQEKNLAGWYLNGISPGQRGSAVIVGHVDNAQGPAVFYGLGSVQKGGRIEVARYDGRTAVFEVYGVEVFSKNAFPGARVYGDTGQPELRVITCGGGYSKARGYDGNVVVFARMVEAR